The Excalfactoria chinensis isolate bCotChi1 chromosome 10, bCotChi1.hap2, whole genome shotgun sequence genome has a segment encoding these proteins:
- the CFAP161 gene encoding cilia- and flagella-associated protein 161 isoform X1, with protein MAAYRPGVLMGNWKEDMCLEEERVRDFIQKRERGELLTQKINRLNDNLFKKVKLSVSTNGFVCFGDTVMLLSPSKEPSGWRDVEACGELTLAVNLEEVSIYSPVSLRSPCAVSAISTTGPVGRNTFCILSVDGGSVGEPVKFGQKFGLGTTGGFSHPMFYLGSDHRTFMRFAKKTHLQQVFLTDEPSYLTCWQANFLDPQMRLEYEGIPVPANCKLIITHCHTNRSLAVPRNFWGRSYFGREYEVICHTYLDSHRAEEDKNYWVIVTGNPGDDGGAMHNRPEPQPGGTGRNVS; from the exons ATGGCTGCCTACCGGCCCGGGGTGCTCATGGGCAACTGGAAGGAGGACATGTGCCTGGAGGAG GAGCGCGTGAGGGACTTCATACAGAAAAGAGAACGAGGAGAACTTCTAACGCAGAAAATCAACAGGCTGAACGATAATCTTTTTAAGAAG GTGAAGCTGTCGGTGTCTACGAAtggatttgtttgctttggagaCACGGTGATGCTCCTGAGCCCCAGCAAGGAGCCCTCAGGGTGGCGTGATGTTGAGGCGTGTGGTGAGCTGACGCTGGCGGTGAACCTGGAGGAAGTGTCCATATATTCACCTGTGTCACTACGCTCACCCTGCGCAGTGAGCGCCATCAGCACCACAGGCCCTGTAGGGCGGAAtacattctgtattttaag TGTTGATGGAGGATCAGTGGGTGAACCTGTTAAATTTGGGCAAAAGTTTGGTCTTGGAACAACAGGAGGGTTTTCTCATCCAATG TTCTATCTAGGAAGTGACCATAGAACATTTATGAGGTTTGCCAAAAAAACTCACCTTCAACAAGTATTTTTGACAGATGAGCCTTCCTATTTGACGTGCTGGCAAGCAAATTTCTTGGATCCACAAATGCGTCTTGAATATGAAGGAATTCCCGTTCCT gcAAACTGTAAACTGATTATTACTCATTGCCATACTAATAGAAGCTTAGCTGTTCCAAGGAACTTTTGGGGAAG GTCTTACTTTGGAAGGGAATATGAAGTAATTTGTCACACTTACTTGGACTCCCATCGAGCTGAAGAAGACAAGAATTACTGGGTAATAGTTACAGGAAATCCCGGTGATGACGGTGGTGCTATGCACAACAGACCAGAGCCTCAGCCAGGAGGAACAGGAAGGAACGTTTCGTGA
- the CFAP161 gene encoding cilia- and flagella-associated protein 161 isoform X2: MAAYRPGVLMGNWKEDMCLEEERVRDFIQKRERGELLTQKINRLNDNLFKKVKLSVSTNGFVCFGDTVMLLSPSKEPSGWRDVEACGELTLAVNLEEVSIYSPVSLRSPCAVSAISTTGPVGRNTFCILSVDGGSVGEPVKFGQKFGLGTTGGFSHPMFYLGSDHRTFMRFAKKTHLQQVFLTDEPSYLTCWQANFLDPQMRLEYEGIPVPVLLWKGI, translated from the exons ATGGCTGCCTACCGGCCCGGGGTGCTCATGGGCAACTGGAAGGAGGACATGTGCCTGGAGGAG GAGCGCGTGAGGGACTTCATACAGAAAAGAGAACGAGGAGAACTTCTAACGCAGAAAATCAACAGGCTGAACGATAATCTTTTTAAGAAG GTGAAGCTGTCGGTGTCTACGAAtggatttgtttgctttggagaCACGGTGATGCTCCTGAGCCCCAGCAAGGAGCCCTCAGGGTGGCGTGATGTTGAGGCGTGTGGTGAGCTGACGCTGGCGGTGAACCTGGAGGAAGTGTCCATATATTCACCTGTGTCACTACGCTCACCCTGCGCAGTGAGCGCCATCAGCACCACAGGCCCTGTAGGGCGGAAtacattctgtattttaag TGTTGATGGAGGATCAGTGGGTGAACCTGTTAAATTTGGGCAAAAGTTTGGTCTTGGAACAACAGGAGGGTTTTCTCATCCAATG TTCTATCTAGGAAGTGACCATAGAACATTTATGAGGTTTGCCAAAAAAACTCACCTTCAACAAGTATTTTTGACAGATGAGCCTTCCTATTTGACGTGCTGGCAAGCAAATTTCTTGGATCCACAAATGCGTCTTGAATATGAAGGAATTCCCGTTCCT GTCTTACTTTGGAAGGGAATATGA